A section of the Osmia lignaria lignaria isolate PbOS001 chromosome 16, iyOsmLign1, whole genome shotgun sequence genome encodes:
- the LOC117600958 gene encoding kelch-like protein 5, which yields MSRVNHTVTGMNKGEQEFLFANKEASGNEHSISRMVSSITASQDENFRVSKHAENSLRVMEKYLHKQQLTDVILIAGSRRFPAHRLVLSAGSEYFAAMFTSSLRESAQNEVELKEVDGDALWALVCYCYTGCIELREDSVETLLATARLLQLNPVVKACCQFLRKQLHPSNCLGIRMFADTQGCTDLLDHAHAYTTKHFMEVTKNQEFLLLSASEVAKLLESEDLNVPSEETIFHALMTWLEHDPENRRKDASKLLSLVKLPLLSPAFIADNIESNEMFRDQRMAQELVMEALKYHLLPERRPLLQSERTKPRKATVGHMLAVGGMDANKGATSIDAFSLRDNVWKPIASMSGRRLQFGAAIVDKKLIVAGGRDGLKTLNTVECFDFTTFNWSTLSPMNVHRHGLGVAVLGGPLYAVGGHDGWSFLDTVERWDPATRQWSSVSPMSIQRSTVGVAVLNDKLYAVGGRDISSCLNTVECYDPHTNKWTPCAPMSKRRGGVGVGVVNGCLYALGGHDAPSTNPNASRFDCVERYDPKTDTWTMVAPMSAPRDVVGVCVLGDRLMAVGGYDGQQYLTLVEAYDPHLNEWEPVAPLKAGRAGCPCVVIKNLTDFGFDN from the exons ATGTCGAGAGTAAACCATACCGTAACAGGAATGAACAAAGGCGAACAGGAATTTTTGTTCGCGAACAAAGAAGCGTCTGGTAATGAACATAGTATTTCAAGGATGGTTTCAAGCATTACTGCTTCGCAAGATGAAAATTTTCGTGTGTCAAAGCATGCAGAAAATAGTCTTAGAGTTATGGAGAAGTATCTTCATAAGCAACAATTGACAGATGTCATATTAATTGCTG GAAGCAGACGTTTTCCAGCACATCGTCTAGTACTTAGTGCAGGTTCAGAATATTTTGCTGCAATGTTTACTAGTTCTTTAAGGGAATCTGCACAGAATGAAGTTGAATTAAAAGAGGTAGATGGGGATGCATTGTGGGCTTTGGTCTGTTATTGTTATACAG GTTGCATAGAGTTAAGAGAGGATAGTGTAGAAACTCTTTTAGCAACAGCACGGTTGCTACAATTGAATCCAGTTGTTAAGGCTTGTTGCCAATTTCTTAGGAAACAACTCCATCCAAGCAATTGTTTAGGGATAAGAATGTTTGCCGACACACAGGGTTGTACAGATTTGTTAGATCATGCTCATGCATATACTACAAAACATTTTATGGAAGTTACAAAAAATCAAGAATTTTTACTACTCTCTGCTAGTGAAGTTGCCAAATTATTAGAGTCTGAAGATCTTAATGTACCTTCAGAAGAGACTATTTTTCAT GCACTTATGACTTGGCTGGAGCATGATCCAGAAAATAGGCGAAAAGATGCAAGCAAACTATTAAGTCTTGTAAAATTACCTTTATTATCGCCCGCG TTTATAGCGGATAATATTGAAAGCAATGAAATGTTCAGAGATCAAAGAATGGCACAGGAATTAGTAATGGAAGCATTAAAGTATCACCTTCTACCCGAACGTAGGCCATTACTCCAGTCGGAACGTACAAAGCCCAGGAAAGCCACTGTGGGTCATATGTTAGCTGTTGGAGGGATGGATGCCAATAAGG GTGCTACTTCTATAGATGCATTCTCTCTAAGAGATAATGTTTGGAAACCAATAGCCAGTATGAGCGGTAGGAGACTTCAGTTTGGTGCTGCTATTGTTGATAAGAAATTGATAGTTGCTGGTGGGAGAGATGGATTAAAAACGTTAAATACTGTAGAATGTTTCGATTTTACAACTTTCAATTGGAGCACATTATCTCCTATGAATGTGCATCGACATGGGTTGGGTGTAGCTGTGTTAGGTGGACCTCTATATGCTGTTGGTGGTCACGATGGTTGGAGTTTTCTTGATACAGTGGAAAGGTGGGATCCAGCTACGCGTCAGTGGAGCTCAGTTTCTCCTATGTCCATACAAAGGTCTACAGTTGGTGTTGCTGTATTAAATGATAA ATTATATGCTGTAGGTGGAAGGGATATAAGTTCATGTTTGAATACAGTGGAGTGTTATGATCCACACACTAATAAATGGACTCCATGTGCGCCTATGTCAAAACGGAGAGGCGGAGTAGGTGTAGGTGTCGTAAATGGATGCCTTTATGCACTGGGTGGACATGATGCACCTTCTACTAATCCCAATGCCAGCCGATTCGATTGTGTTGAAAG GTACGACCCCAAAACAGATACATGGACAATGGTTGCACCAATGAGTGCTCCAAGAGATGTTGTTGGGGTTTGTGTACTGGGTGATAGACTGATGGCAGTGGGTGGCTATGATGGCCAGCAGTACCTCACGCTAGTCGAAGCATACGATCCTCACCTTAACGAATGGGAACCG GTCGCTCCTTTGAAAGCTGGTCGAGCAGGATGTCCTTGTGTcgttataaaaaatttaaccGATTTCGGGTTTGACAATTAA
- the LOC117600957 gene encoding mucolipin-3: MSESQKRREESRGNILRNHSWSNGPDSDDELGGENGLLNENISPSHHQSTLNDDPSACNMTLFVEEKMRRKLKFFFMNPIEKWRAKRRFPYKFTVQVIKILLVTVQLCLFAHNNYMHVNYAWDNRIAFSHLFLRGWDAIQEVPTYPPATGPLAIYKKDDFFNTIDYALNGYYNLSNAIGSYSYTEEDNSRSSVVLCLYQYKEGVIFGFNESYVFDKEIVKTCINITHQFYQQFSTSKRLLFDQNIVVNFSALVKAHLKFALKTINLKAAGPMAPPDCYQFDIKITFDNRDFDGQMLLSLDAEPTRLQCKGDTRYIVHNHIESILRTLLNLLVILICTVSLALCSRAIYRAQLLKFETMNFFKKTYGTSLSFEGRLEFLNLWYVMIIVNDLLIIIGSAVKEQIERKQFGSDHWNVCSIFLGTGNLLVWFGVLRYLGFFKTYNVVILTLKTAAPKVARYLICAILIYAGFTFCGWLILGPYHMKFRSLATTSECLFALINGDDMFATFTIMSFKSPILWWYSRIYLYTFISLYIYVVLSLFISVIMDAYDTIKVYYRDGFPKNDLQTFIAACTDEASSGLYRDDCEKSDLSELIDRLFCCRKRPFYGSFTDSNTEISTKPEQACGGAICI, translated from the exons ATGTCGGAATCACAGAAAAGAAGGGAAGAATCCAGAGGTAATATTCTCAGGAACCATTCGTGGAGTAATGGACCTGACAGCGACGACGAGCTGGGTGGCGAGAATGGACTGCTCAACGAAAATATAAGTCCAAG TCATCATCAATCAACTCTAAATGATGATCCATCAGCGTGCAATATGACACTGTTTGTTGAGGAAAAAATgcgtagaaaattgaaattcttcttCATGAATCCAATTGAAAAATGGCGAGCAAAGCGTAGATTTCCATATAAATTTACTGTACAAGTTATCAAAATTCTGTTAGTCACTGTACAGTTGTGCTTATTTGCTCATAACAATTACATGCATGTGAATTATGCTTGGGATAATAGAATAGCTTTTTCACACCTGTTTCTCAGAGGTTGGGATGCTATTCAGGAG GTACCAACTTATCCACCAGCAACAGGTCCCTTGGCAATTTATAAGAAAGATGATTTCTTCAACACAATTGATTATGCTTTAAATGGGTACTATAATCTTAGTAATGCTATTGGATCATATTCATACACTGAGGAAGATAATTCAAGAAGTTCAGTTGTCTTATGCTTGTACCAATATAAGGAAGGTGTTATATTTGGTTTCAATGAAAGTTACGTTTTTGACAAAGAAATCGTGAAAACTTGCATAAATATAACTCATCAGTTTTACCAGCAATTTAGTACATCAAAGCGTTTGTTGTTCGACCAAAATATCGTTGTAAATTTCTCGGCTCTTGTCAAAGCTCATTTAAAATTTGCCTTGAAAACAATTAACTTAAAAGCTGCCGGACCAATGGCACCACCAGACTGTTACcaatttgatataaaaattactttCGACAATCGTGATTTCGACGGGCAGATGTTGCTTTCATTAGACGCTGAACCAACGAGATTACAATGTAAAGGTGATACGCGTTACATCGTGCATAATCACATTGAATCAATTCTAAGAACTTTACTGAATCTGCTCGTAATTTTAATTTGCACTGTATCTCTTGCTTTGTGTTCAAGAGCCATATACAGAGCGCAATTACTTAAATTCGAAACTATGAATTTCTTCAAGAAAACTTACGGTACATCGTTGAGTTTTGAGGGCAGATTAGAATTTCTGAATCTATGGTATGTAATGATTATCGTGAACGATCTGTTAATTATCATTGGCTCGGCGGTAAAAGAACAAATTGAACGGAAACAGTTTGGTAGCGATCATTGGAACGTGTGTAGCATATTCCTTGGCACTGGAAATTTACTCGTTTGGTTCGGCGTATTGCGATATCTCGGCTTCTTCAAAACGTATAACGTTGTTATTTTAACGTTAAAAACAGCCGCACCGAAAGTAGCACGATATTTAATATGCGCGATTCTTATTTACGCTGGTTTTACGTTTTGCGGCTGGCTGATATTGGGCCCGTATCACATGAAGTTCAGATCGCTCGCCACGACTTCTGAATGTCTGTTTGCTTTGATAAACGGCGATGATATGTTCGCCACATTTACTATAATGTCTTTCAAATCGCCAATACTATGGTGGTATTCTAGGATCTATTTATACACCTTCATTTCATTGTACATATACGTGGTTTTAAGTTTATTCATTTCTGTGATAATGGACGCTTACGACACAATTAAGGTTTATTATCGCGACGGTTTCCCGAAAAATGATTTGCAAACTTTTATAGCTGCTTGTACAGACGAAGCATCCAGCGGTCTCTATAGAGATGATTGTGAGAAAAGCGATTTATCCGAGCTGATAGATCGATTATTTTGTTGTCGGAAAAGACCCTTTTACGGGTCATTCACAGATTCAAACACAGAAATCTCAACGAAGCCGGAACAAGCGTGCGGGGGGGCAATCTGTATATAG
- the Ktl gene encoding BTB/POZ domain-containing protein Ktl — translation MVDQQQSDQQQEAVPSVVELNVGGVFYTTALTTLTRESDSHLAALFSGKTPVEKDAKGKYFLDRDGVLFRYVLDFLRNQALVLPEGFREKERLKQEANFYGLPGLERAIMENGKSSGSLTSPGKRAAGHITVGYRGSFAFGREGLPDVKFRKLSRILVCGRVTLCRDVFGETLNESRDPDHGASDRYTSRFFLKHSSIEQAFDMLQEQGFKLAGSCGSGTAGSNSEQLKPGMDSEENRWNHYNEFVFVRD, via the coding sequence ATGGTGGATCAACAGCAGTCGGATCAGCAACAGGAAGCTGTGCCAAGCGTGGTGGAGTTGAACGTGGGCGGTGTATTTTACACAACTGCTTTAACCACCCTCACCCGGGAGAGCGATTCTCATCTGGCCGCATTGTTTTCGGGAAAAACGCCGGTCGAGAAGGATGCGAAGGGAAAGTATTTCCTGGACCGCGACGGTGTACTGTTCCGTTACGTGCTCGATTTCCTGCGCAATCAGGCACTCGTTCTGCCCGAAGGTTTCCGGGAGAAGGAACGGTTGAAACAGGAGGCGAATTTTTACGGTCTCCCCGGATTGGAACGTGCCATTATGGAGAACGGCAAGTCTTCCGGTTCCTTGACCTCGCCGGGAAAGAGAGCAGCCGGTCACATAACCGTCGGTTATCGCGGAAGCTTCGCGTTCGGCCGCGAAGGCCTGCCGGATGTCAAGTTCCGGAAACTATCGAGGATCCTCGTATGCGGTCGCGTTACTCTCTGCAGGGACGTGTTCGGAGAAACCTTGAACGAAAGCCGCGATCCGGATCACGGTGCTTCCGATCGTTACACATCCAGATTTTTCTTGAAGCACAGCTCGATCGAGCAAGCTTTCGATATGCTTCAAGAGCAAGGATTTAAGCTGGCCGGTAGTTGCGGCTCCGGCACAGCTGGCAGCAATTCGGAACAGCTGAAGCCCGGAATGGATTCCGAGGAGAATCGTTGGAATCATTACAACGAGTTTGTCTTTGTTCGCGATTAA